In the Oncorhynchus gorbuscha isolate QuinsamMale2020 ecotype Even-year linkage group LG05, OgorEven_v1.0, whole genome shotgun sequence genome, one interval contains:
- the snai3 gene encoding zinc finger protein SNAI3, which produces MIKMPRSFLVKKHLTNKKPNYGILDSKADDLYTSLVQPEVACYIPSTPQPLEGWLPGPSLIPTPASMHFPQVDRLPSRDTSLSLHSSTQEILYPLSVSHNNLLRDSHSGLEPLGTMEPQTFLLSQDFRHLEERGSMPNPLMGLVHSSVSQERFECFDCHKAYFTFSGLAKHRQLHCEWQCHKYFSCKYCDKEYVSLGALKMHIRTHTLPCVCKLCGKAFSRPWLLQGHIRTHTGEKPFSCPHCSRAFADRSNLRAHLQTHSDIKKYQCKSCSKTFSRISLLSKHEESGCCPQS; this is translated from the exons ATGATAAAGATGCCAAGGTCGTTTCTGGTGAAGAAACATCTCACTAATAAGAAGCCAAACTATGGAATTCTGGATTCAAAAGCAGACG ATCTCTACACCAGCCTGGTCCAGCCTGAGGTAGCCTGTTACATCCCCAGCACTCCTCAGCCCCTGGAGGGTTGGCTGCCAGGGCCAAGTCTCATCCCCACACCAGCCTCCATGCACTTTCCACAGGTAGACAGGCTGCCTTCAAGGGACACCAGCTTGTCACTGCATAGCTCAACACAGGAAATCCTCTACCCCCTGTCAGTGTCTCACAACAATCTGCTAAGAGACTCACACTCTGGACTTGAGCCCCTGGGAACCATGGAACCCCAGACCTTCCTGCTCTCACAGGACTTCAGACACCTGGAGGAGAGGGGCAGCATGCCTAATCCCCTCATGGGCCTTGTTCACTCTAGTGTTAGTCAGGAGCGCTTTGAATGCTTCGACTGCCACAAAGCCTACTTCACCTTCTCTGGGCTGGCCAAGCACAGGCAGTTGCACTGTGAGTGGCAGTGTCACAAGTACTTCAGCTGCAAGTACTGTGACAAGGAGTACGTGAGTCTGGGAGCTCTGAAGATGCACAtccgaacacacacactgccctgcgTCTGCAAGCTCTGTGGGAAGGCCTTCTCCAGGCCTTGGCTGCTCCAGGGACACATTCGCACACATACAG GTGAGAAGCCCTTCTCCTGCCCACACTGCAGCCGGGCGTTTGCTGACCGCTCCAACCTCCGAGCACACCTGCAGACACACTCTGACATCAAGAAATACCAGTGCAAGAGCTGCTCCAAAACCTTCTCCAGGATATCTCTGCTCTCCAAGCATGAAGAGTCTGGCTGCTGCCCACAGTCCTGA